In Prunus dulcis chromosome 1, ALMONDv2, whole genome shotgun sequence, the following are encoded in one genomic region:
- the LOC117637059 gene encoding uncharacterized protein KIAA0930 homolog isoform X2: MLRDGEETPSRFELLSMVKKHSSLLGKTVVDADDVSDVEMDHKFWHDVLDLYFIRGKDSRGRQDDDLVFFVRKLSSYGHGSSDESVSPYFVRRWAPKLDNLIGENNVEVDWRRSYYLNLIAHTSFTVTVAICSHQDLRNHQAEQGTPLSPIYKVVKTVYASPSRVNFQLDSRKEVETTPAYPDICFAIDDFDSTFDAVVLTETDHCYCVILNAHDGAAFPRVKEEDGCSSSDSSSLRVETNSSKTKNTKLTLFSGFVSYQMVRDAYDAGKSRFGNLLGHSPGKQDRLYMKGPGGRGEVEVAVSGVADQSQQDLGPFSPVISKQGFGIGSIVRKAASVASVAAKNAYAAAASSHSFDDEMVPLKCCLMSITLPWEHIAYDLLFKGTPPVNL, translated from the exons ATGCTCCGCGATGGAGAAGAAACCCCCTCCAG ATTCGAATTGTTGAGCATGGTGAAGAAGCATTCGAGCTTGTTAGGGAAAACCGTAGTTGACGCGGACGATGTTTCCGATGTCGAAATGGACCACAAATTTTGGCATGATGTATTGGATTTGTATTTCATTCGTGGCAAGGACTCCAGGGGACGCCAGGACGATGATCTCGTGTTCTTTGTCAGAAAATTG AGCTCTTATGGGCATGGTTCCAGTGACGAAAGTGTTTCTCCTTACTTTGTACGCAGGTGGGCACCTAAG ttggataatttgatcggTGAAAATAATGTGGAGGTGGATTGGAGGCGTTCGTATTACTTGAACTTGATTGCTCACACTTCATTTACTGTCACAGTGGCTATTTGCAG TCATCAGGACCTTCGGAATCATCAAGCTGAGCAGGGTACACCATTATCTCCAATATATAAG GTCGTAAAGACTGTTTATGCATCTCCAAGCCGTGTCAATTTTCAATTGGACTCAAGAAAG GAAGTGGAGACAACACCTGCTTATCCAGATATTTGTTTCGCAATCGATGACTTCGACTCCACTTTTGATGCTGTG GTCTTGACTGAAACGGACCATTGCTATTGTGTAATTCTCAATGCACATGATGGGGCAGCATTTCCCAGGgtaaaggaagaagatggttGCAGTTCCAGTGATAGTTCCTCTTTGAGGGTCGAGACTAATTcttcaaagacaaaaaatacTAAG CTGACTCTTTTTTCAGGATTTGTCAGCTATCAAATGGTTCGGGATGCATATGATG CTGGCAAGTCTCGATTTGGGAACCTTCTTGGTCATTCCCCTGGCAAACAAGACAGACTTTACATGAAAGGTCCTGGAGGACGGGGTGAAGTTGAAGTAGCTGTTTCCGGTGTTGCAG ATCAAAGCCAACAAGATCTAGGTCCTTTTTCACCTGTTATATCCAAGCAAGGATTTGGAATTGGCTCCATTGTTCGTAAAGCGGCTTCTGTTGCATCTGTGGCTGCAAAGAATGCCTATGCAGCTGCTGCTTCTAGCCATAGTTTTGATGATGAGATGGTACCTCTCAAATGCTGCTTAATGTCCATTACATTACCCTGGGAACACATTGCATATGATCTTCTCTTTAAG GGTACTCCTCCAGTAAACTTGTAA
- the LOC117637059 gene encoding uncharacterized protein KIAA0930 homolog isoform X1 has translation MLRDGEETPSRFELLSMVKKHSSLLGKTVVDADDVSDVEMDHKFWHDVLDLYFIRGKDSRGRQDDDLVFFVRKLSSYGHGSSDESVSPYFVRRWAPKLDNLIGENNVEVDWRRSYYLNLIAHTSFTVTVAICSHQDLRNHQAEQGTPLSPIYKVVKTVYASPSRVNFQLDSRKEVETTPAYPDICFAIDDFDSTFDAVVLTETDHCYCVILNAHDGAAFPRVKEEDGCSSSDSSSLRVETNSSKTKNTKLTLFSGFVSYQMVRDAYDAGKSRFGNLLGHSPGKQDRLYMKGPGGRGEVEVAVSGVADQSQQDLGPFSPVISKQGFGIGSIVRKAASVASVAAKNAYAAAASSHSFDDEMVPLKCCLMSITLPWEHIAYDLLFKVRLLFPAANE, from the exons ATGCTCCGCGATGGAGAAGAAACCCCCTCCAG ATTCGAATTGTTGAGCATGGTGAAGAAGCATTCGAGCTTGTTAGGGAAAACCGTAGTTGACGCGGACGATGTTTCCGATGTCGAAATGGACCACAAATTTTGGCATGATGTATTGGATTTGTATTTCATTCGTGGCAAGGACTCCAGGGGACGCCAGGACGATGATCTCGTGTTCTTTGTCAGAAAATTG AGCTCTTATGGGCATGGTTCCAGTGACGAAAGTGTTTCTCCTTACTTTGTACGCAGGTGGGCACCTAAG ttggataatttgatcggTGAAAATAATGTGGAGGTGGATTGGAGGCGTTCGTATTACTTGAACTTGATTGCTCACACTTCATTTACTGTCACAGTGGCTATTTGCAG TCATCAGGACCTTCGGAATCATCAAGCTGAGCAGGGTACACCATTATCTCCAATATATAAG GTCGTAAAGACTGTTTATGCATCTCCAAGCCGTGTCAATTTTCAATTGGACTCAAGAAAG GAAGTGGAGACAACACCTGCTTATCCAGATATTTGTTTCGCAATCGATGACTTCGACTCCACTTTTGATGCTGTG GTCTTGACTGAAACGGACCATTGCTATTGTGTAATTCTCAATGCACATGATGGGGCAGCATTTCCCAGGgtaaaggaagaagatggttGCAGTTCCAGTGATAGTTCCTCTTTGAGGGTCGAGACTAATTcttcaaagacaaaaaatacTAAG CTGACTCTTTTTTCAGGATTTGTCAGCTATCAAATGGTTCGGGATGCATATGATG CTGGCAAGTCTCGATTTGGGAACCTTCTTGGTCATTCCCCTGGCAAACAAGACAGACTTTACATGAAAGGTCCTGGAGGACGGGGTGAAGTTGAAGTAGCTGTTTCCGGTGTTGCAG ATCAAAGCCAACAAGATCTAGGTCCTTTTTCACCTGTTATATCCAAGCAAGGATTTGGAATTGGCTCCATTGTTCGTAAAGCGGCTTCTGTTGCATCTGTGGCTGCAAAGAATGCCTATGCAGCTGCTGCTTCTAGCCATAGTTTTGATGATGAGATGGTACCTCTCAAATGCTGCTTAATGTCCATTACATTACCCTGGGAACACATTGCATATGATCTTCTCTTTAAGGTGAGGTTGTTGTTCCCAGCTGCTAATGAATGA
- the LOC117615291 gene encoding phytosulfokines 3-like yields MAKLIATLFTIALLLSFQLSLAARPDPAFTNAALKTQQQDKEAEAIAVEDGGEISCAGLEMEECLMRRTLAAHVDYIYTQKHKP; encoded by the exons atggctAAGCTTATCGCCACACTTTTCACCATAGCTCTCCTCCTGAGCTTTCAACTCAGCCTTGCTGCTCGTCCAGACCCTGCTTTCACCAACGCCGCCCTGAAAACCCAACAACAA GACAAAGAAGCAGAGGCAATTGCTGTTGAGGATGGTGGGGAGATCAGCTGCGCAGGGTTAGAGATGGAGGAGTGCCTCATGAGAAGGACTCTTGCGGCTCATGTGGATTATATTTACACACAGAAGCACAAACCATGA